Proteins from a genomic interval of Rosa chinensis cultivar Old Blush chromosome 2, RchiOBHm-V2, whole genome shotgun sequence:
- the LOC112187852 gene encoding uncharacterized protein LOC112187852, with amino-acid sequence MSESRPVPRRESPWGTPEGDHRQPKAHRCNDRAEDVIQACFEGNPFKTVPGPFKLFYQCMRSKPGEEPTEPYTYLQLDPPTREVKLE; translated from the exons ATGAGCGAGAGTCGACCAGTGCCGAGAAGAGAGAGCCCATGGGGCACGCCGGAGGGAGACCATCGTCAACCCAAGGCCCATCGCTGCAATGACCGAGCTGAGGACGTCATCCAA GCTTGTTTTGAGGGAAACCCCTTTAAGACAGTCCCAGGGCCATTCAAGCTCTTCTATCAGTGCATGCGATCTAAACCTGG GGAGGAACCAACAGAGCCATATACATATTTGCAGCTGGATCCTCCAACAAGGGAGGTGAAACTTGAGTGA
- the LOC112185016 gene encoding sigma intracellular receptor 2 — protein sequence MGSLVKLIDALLFLLLLAIAFETPLIEGQACLPITLYPDFLVELRSWYAGEVGDYLMTETPDFYVGIIWVELLFQWPLVLVNLYGILAGKHWFNTTCLSYGISLFTGMVPIFAELTRSGRAPEKLLTVYYSFLSVGVVAILRGLLPNSSSTKFSSATIGKRPASGRKKRV from the exons ATGGGGTCTCTTGTTAAGCTCATTGATGCTTTGCTCTTCCTCTTGCTCCTCGCGATCGCTTTTGAAACCCCATTGATTGAAGGGCAAGCATGTCTCCCTATCACCCTATACCCAGATTTTCTCGTCGAACTCCGGAGCTGGTACGCAGGAGAAGTTGGTGACTACCTCATGACTGAGACGCCGGATTTCTACGTCGGGATCATATGGGTTGAGCTTCTTTTTCAATGGCCTCTGGTGCTTGTGAATCTTTATGGCATTTTAGCTGGGAAGCATTGGTTCAACACCACGTGCTTGAGTTATGGCATTTCTCTATTCACTGGCATG GTGCCTATATTTGCAGAACTCACAAGATCAGGAAGGGCTCCGGAAAAGTTATTGACGGTGTACTATTCGTTCTTGAGTGTGGGTGTTGTAGCGATACTTCGTGGATTGCTTCCCAACTCATCATCGACCAAGTTCTCTTCTGCAACCATTGGCAAGAGACCTGCCTCCGGTAGGAAGAAGAGAGTTTGA
- the LOC112185017 gene encoding dirigent protein 1 yields MALNFIPKLTPHLSPVFLLVLSVTVFLAPVEQSGSEKEFEMKYYIMEIQSGPNATVVPGTGIAGKLWSPTNWGTILVCHNPFVEDPSPYSRKVGQVRGLEVASSKDGEYNYICSSTMFTRSEYNGSTLQAQGTFNRASRGASVLSIVGGTGTFKGARGIAMLQTYSASFLLFIIKFSLPK; encoded by the coding sequence ATGGCTTTAAATTTTATACCAAAGCTGACCCCTCATCTTTCTCCAGTGTTTCTGCTCGTTCTATCCGTGACTGTATTTTTAGCACCTGTTGAGCAGTCTGGGTCTGAaaaagaatttgagatgaagtaCTACATCATGGAAATCCAGTCTGGTCCCAATGCCACAGTGGTACCTGGTACAGGTATTGCCGGAAAGCTTTGGTCCCCGACCAACTGGGGAACAATTCTCGTCTGTCATAACCCGTTTGTTGAAGACCCAAGCCCATACTCACGAAAAGTTGGCCAAGTCCGGGGCTTGGAAGTGGCATCATCAAAAGACGGAGAGTACAACTATATTTGCTCTTCTACTATGTTCACAAGAAGCGAGTACAATGGCAGCACCTTACAGGCACAAGGAACATTCAACAGGGCTTCCAGGGGAGCTAGCGTGCTTTCGATCGTAGGAGGTACCGGAACGTTTAAGGGCGCTAGGGGAATTGCTATGCTTCAAACATATAGCGCCTCATTTTTACTATTCATCATCAAGTTTTCACTTCCCAAATGA